The Candidatus Palauibacter australiensis genome window below encodes:
- a CDS encoding phytoene/squalene synthase family protein, with the protein MAPLHGLLVRASRTFAVGIEILPRPLRDEITVAYLLLRVSDYLEDNQEIARDEKVRLLEAWRRVLDGGSGRTALIDRLGEAAEDTPDASVARHAAAVLEGLDRLAPEAREIIVRRVRESSAGMARWTERGSEFETEEDLDDYMHEVAGRVGHLLTELFTHRLPGVGRDRARMMALGREFGLALQTVNVIRGLHEDRHRGWVYVPASFLPGGMDPGELFEPANHAAAMTVLERLVEKADRHLAAARSYMRMIPRRYHRVRLFCLLPLLFAVRTLAISRTNPEVLDQETKMSRREVLAITRRAKLFGFSNRWIARYCRRLATRGA; encoded by the coding sequence ATGGCCCCGCTTCACGGGCTTCTCGTGCGCGCGAGTCGCACGTTCGCGGTCGGCATCGAGATCCTCCCCCGCCCGCTGCGGGACGAGATCACCGTGGCCTACCTGCTGCTGCGCGTTTCCGATTACCTGGAGGACAATCAGGAAATCGCGCGGGATGAGAAGGTCCGCCTGCTCGAAGCATGGCGGCGCGTGCTCGACGGGGGTTCGGGACGCACAGCCCTCATCGATCGTCTGGGAGAGGCCGCGGAAGACACCCCGGACGCATCGGTGGCTCGACACGCGGCGGCCGTTCTCGAGGGCCTCGACCGTCTGGCGCCCGAGGCGCGCGAGATCATTGTGCGCCGCGTGCGGGAATCCAGTGCCGGGATGGCGCGGTGGACGGAGCGGGGCTCGGAATTCGAGACCGAGGAGGATCTGGACGACTACATGCACGAAGTCGCCGGACGGGTGGGCCACCTGCTGACGGAACTGTTCACCCATCGGCTGCCGGGCGTCGGAAGGGACCGTGCGCGCATGATGGCTCTGGGGAGAGAGTTCGGCCTCGCGCTGCAGACGGTAAACGTGATCAGAGGGCTGCACGAGGACCGGCATCGCGGCTGGGTGTATGTGCCCGCGTCCTTCCTCCCCGGCGGAATGGATCCGGGCGAGCTGTTCGAGCCCGCGAACCATGCGGCGGCGATGACGGTGCTCGAGCGGCTCGTGGAGAAGGCGGACCGACACCTGGCGGCGGCCCGGAGCTACATGCGGATGATCCCGAGACGGTACCACCGGGTGCGACTCTTCTGCCTGCTCCCGCTTCTCTTCGCCGTGCGGACCCTGGCCATCAGTCGCACGAATCCGGAGGTGCTGGACCAGGAGACGAAGATGTCCCGCCGGGAGGTGCTCGCGATCACGCGCCGCGCGAAGCTCTTCGGCTTCTCCAATCGCTGGATCGCGCGGTACTGCCGTCGGCTGGCCACGCGAGGCGCCTGA
- a CDS encoding efflux RND transporter permease subunit yields MSDEGQVDQRSTRGPIGFMAKNGIAANVVMLFLVLAGLASARNLVQEVLPDFSLDRVQIVVPYPGAAPEEVEESIVRRIEEQIRAVDGLSRVESTASEGLASVIAEFTSGTDVNRALNEVKAEVDRIPTFPAAAERPEVREITSRQSVIRLLVYGDVPERTLKELAYGIEEGLSALPEVSLAEISGARPYEISIEVPLRRLRALGLTLDDIAFAVRQSSLELSAGRVSTSGEDLLVRTLGQNYEQVDFEEIILLGRPDGTSVRLGEIATVRDGFADTDLNARYNGQTAVRVDVYRTSDEQVLDIAEAVKRYLDAEVVPTLPEGVSVELWKDDSEEVGGRLGLMTENALIGFALVFLALALFLEIRLAMWVAVGLAVSFMGAFLVMGFLGISINMFSLMALVLALGIVVDDAIVVGESIFAERERGQRGLAAAIRGTRRVSTPVIFSVLTTITAFAALLNAPGPQGELGRGIPLVVIAVLVISLLESLLVLPNHLSHLAAPGVRRSGAAQRMLHRAQGGVDRIMKRLADGPLDRGLRLATEQPSIILASAAGLLVISLGAVASGLVPNQFITPIEGDVVSANLEMPTGTPAERTARIVAEIEAAGHRAVARLSDGDDEGEEPLEFDVAVTVGELAALYDPLGGDAVEAARGHLGTVQFKLHDWDRRGIAASTFERVWREEVGIPAEAKSLSISSNLLGLGLPVHYELSHPDPDRLEAIAGEFTAELTDVEGTFDVRSNLDEGFRELQLELNPEGRSLNLTLDRFATQVRSAFFGAEALRVPRGREDMRVWVRLPEEERNSATDVENYLVRTPGGEVPLGQIASAGFSRSSAAIHRVDGRRAVTITADVDPRIASGQQVNARLDNEVLPRLTSENPDLTYTYGGQRKEQDHAISVLGRSLILALLIMYSLMAIPFGSYTQPLIIMAAVPLGAIGALAGHMLLGLSWGLWSLYGLVGVFGVVVNDSLMMIRFINDLRDSGLEPADAIIGGAKERFRAIMLTSITTFLGVAPLVFETSTYAQHLVPLATSVGFGVFIATILLMVVVPALVMTQYNLEARRERWRQARA; encoded by the coding sequence GTGAGTGACGAGGGTCAGGTCGACCAAAGGAGTACTCGGGGCCCCATCGGCTTCATGGCGAAGAACGGCATCGCCGCGAACGTGGTCATGCTGTTTCTCGTCCTCGCCGGGCTGGCCTCGGCCCGGAACCTGGTCCAGGAGGTCCTGCCCGATTTCTCCCTGGACCGCGTCCAGATCGTCGTCCCCTATCCCGGCGCGGCTCCGGAGGAGGTCGAGGAGTCGATCGTCCGCCGAATCGAGGAGCAGATCCGCGCGGTGGACGGCCTGAGCCGGGTCGAATCCACCGCCTCCGAGGGGCTCGCGTCGGTGATTGCGGAGTTCACTTCGGGAACGGATGTCAACCGCGCCCTCAACGAGGTGAAGGCCGAAGTCGACCGCATTCCGACCTTCCCGGCCGCCGCCGAACGGCCCGAGGTACGGGAAATCACGAGTCGGCAGAGCGTCATTCGTCTCCTCGTGTACGGCGACGTCCCGGAGCGTACGCTCAAGGAACTGGCATACGGCATCGAGGAAGGCCTCTCCGCCCTTCCCGAGGTGTCGCTGGCCGAAATCAGCGGGGCCCGTCCGTACGAGATCTCGATTGAGGTGCCCCTGAGACGGCTTCGCGCGCTCGGCCTGACCCTGGACGACATCGCCTTCGCGGTGCGGCAGAGTTCGCTCGAGTTGTCCGCCGGCAGGGTGTCTACCAGCGGCGAGGACCTCCTCGTGCGCACGCTGGGACAGAACTACGAACAGGTGGACTTTGAGGAGATCATCCTCCTCGGCCGCCCGGACGGCACGTCGGTTCGGCTCGGCGAGATCGCGACGGTGCGGGACGGATTCGCGGACACCGATCTCAACGCGCGCTACAACGGGCAGACCGCGGTCCGGGTCGACGTGTACCGGACCTCCGACGAGCAGGTGTTGGACATCGCCGAAGCCGTAAAGCGGTATCTCGACGCCGAAGTCGTGCCGACCCTGCCCGAAGGCGTCTCGGTAGAACTGTGGAAGGACGATTCGGAGGAAGTCGGCGGGCGCCTCGGCCTCATGACGGAGAATGCCCTGATCGGATTCGCGCTCGTCTTCCTGGCGCTGGCGCTCTTCCTGGAAATCCGGCTCGCGATGTGGGTGGCCGTGGGTCTGGCGGTCTCGTTCATGGGCGCGTTTCTCGTGATGGGCTTCCTCGGCATCTCGATCAACATGTTCTCGCTGATGGCGCTCGTACTGGCGCTGGGCATCGTCGTGGACGACGCGATTGTCGTGGGAGAGAGCATCTTCGCCGAGAGAGAGCGCGGCCAGAGGGGGCTCGCGGCCGCCATCCGCGGCACGCGGCGCGTCAGCACTCCCGTCATATTCTCCGTTCTCACGACGATCACGGCCTTCGCCGCGCTCCTGAACGCGCCCGGCCCGCAGGGAGAACTCGGCCGCGGGATTCCGCTGGTGGTGATCGCGGTGCTCGTGATCTCGCTGCTGGAATCGCTGCTCGTCCTCCCGAACCACCTGTCCCACCTCGCCGCTCCCGGCGTGCGGAGATCCGGCGCCGCCCAGCGCATGCTGCACCGGGCGCAGGGGGGCGTGGACCGGATCATGAAGCGCCTCGCGGACGGCCCCCTCGACCGTGGACTCCGCCTGGCGACGGAGCAGCCCTCCATCATCCTCGCCTCGGCGGCCGGCCTGCTCGTGATCTCGCTGGGGGCCGTGGCGTCGGGCCTCGTGCCCAACCAGTTCATCACGCCGATCGAGGGCGATGTCGTGTCGGCGAACCTGGAGATGCCGACGGGGACTCCGGCCGAACGCACGGCCCGGATCGTCGCGGAAATCGAAGCCGCGGGACACCGGGCCGTGGCCCGTCTCTCGGACGGGGACGACGAAGGCGAGGAGCCGCTGGAGTTCGACGTCGCCGTGACGGTGGGCGAGTTGGCGGCGCTGTACGATCCTCTCGGAGGCGACGCGGTGGAGGCGGCTCGCGGCCACCTCGGCACGGTGCAGTTCAAGCTCCATGACTGGGACCGCCGGGGCATCGCCGCTTCCACCTTCGAGCGTGTGTGGCGAGAGGAGGTCGGGATTCCCGCCGAAGCGAAATCGCTCTCGATCTCATCGAACCTCCTGGGTCTGGGACTGCCCGTTCACTACGAACTCTCCCATCCGGATCCGGATCGCCTGGAGGCCATTGCGGGCGAATTCACGGCCGAACTGACCGACGTGGAGGGGACCTTCGACGTCCGGAGCAATCTCGATGAAGGGTTCCGGGAACTCCAGTTGGAGTTGAACCCGGAAGGCCGCTCCCTGAACCTGACGCTCGACCGTTTCGCGACGCAGGTGCGCTCGGCCTTCTTCGGGGCGGAAGCGCTCAGAGTGCCCCGGGGCCGCGAAGACATGCGGGTGTGGGTCCGGCTTCCCGAGGAAGAGCGCAACTCCGCGACCGATGTCGAGAACTACCTCGTCCGCACGCCGGGCGGTGAAGTGCCGCTGGGCCAGATCGCGTCCGCCGGATTCTCCCGCTCGTCAGCCGCCATTCACCGGGTCGACGGGCGCCGCGCCGTCACGATCACAGCGGATGTGGACCCTCGCATCGCCTCCGGCCAGCAGGTGAACGCCAGGCTGGACAACGAGGTTCTCCCGCGACTGACGAGCGAGAACCCGGATCTCACCTACACGTACGGCGGCCAGCGAAAGGAGCAGGATCACGCGATCTCCGTGCTGGGCCGGTCGCTCATCCTCGCTCTGCTGATCATGTACAGCCTGATGGCGATCCCGTTCGGCTCGTACACGCAGCCCCTCATCATTATGGCCGCCGTTCCGCTGGGCGCGATCGGCGCGCTGGCCGGCCACATGCTCCTCGGTCTGAGTTGGGGACTGTGGTCGCTGTACGGACTGGTCGGCGTCTTCGGCGTCGTCGTGAACGATTCGCTCATGATGATCCGGTTCATCAACGACCTCAGGGACTCCGGCCTGGAGCCCGCGGACGCGATCATCGGCGGGGCGAAGGAGAGGTTCCGGGCGATCATGCTCACTTCGATCACGACATTCCTGGGCGTGGCCCCGCTCGTCTTCGAGACGAGCACCTACGCTCAGCACCTGGTGCCGCTGGCGACCTCCGTCGGCTTCGGCGTGTTCATCGCCACGATCCTTCTCATGGTCGTCGTGCCGGCGCTGGTGATGACGCAGTACAACCTCGAGGCGCGGCGCGAACGCTGGCGGCAGGCGCGCGCCTGA